One Mycosarcoma maydis chromosome 9, whole genome shotgun sequence DNA window includes the following coding sequences:
- a CDS encoding uncharacterized protein (related to NOC3 protein, required for maturation and intranuclear transport of pre-ribosomes): MPPKRKAAASAAGSSTSRCSTTKTSARKAPVRKVPKLAAQLDMYIRRSDDEDESDSKDAHASYGLKQKQQRLIARAHEPEYEPESDEASHVSSEHAASDEDTDVQLHDKTKLKTVSAANLGFLSGLDNNKALDVSQKLAKHKAKLLKRSDRRQFEEQRKRIIAENKASLTQPWSDDDDDDDDDSHDFSDAEQQIRSRPTHAEKKNFQEYSDVSEGDEVDALSDQDAGVLETSRNSTGNRAGAERQDAEAAYLARLDKRNAREQYQAELERQKRLNAKLPIRKLERPVSQNDADSSDDDIDLDHLDQGQGEQHEDRQDSEAEQLDSWIDDDDHDHNDDNACASKRAVSSRAVHAPLPRSADSDSDEEPAAATSTPVTLSSITHSSRFNLTAPYEIVLTSHACRLPAPPRAVGSNRKAVLESYRTALLGAQKQTLVLARNQIASLASQIVADPEVNLGLLRRLAVFAAPTISAPPEKIAEIRLEQAEAKAKRAPHTARPIKIDVPVSVRQLAMLSMLAVFVDILPAYRIRSLTDKEKEEKVGQDVARRREFESGLVQVYKQFLQLCEVEVKVSSTTTHDGKRRVSPASSPALEKAAIKVFTTLATRAVHFNFRTNILGVVVARMSRRTWGELEESCYQAISCVVLSDLNGEVALEVVRLIHRMTKERRYKVNSRVLDILLHLRLRDELGKKRSSTTTTTDPDAEAARERQVYAERRAAMKAREAKKSGKGGGKASTSKDVRKGLATHVSKKQLKKQKQLKQIEQEMKEAEATVDLQERERNQTETLKLVFVLYFSVLKRDVGQVGLRVLESTLKGLSMYAHRVNVDFFRDLLDVLKKHIAVNAALLEEPGEHTEMDGDASDSDSQAQAQVDNVLLDQTTLSRSIRHMVLALKTTFDLFLGQAEGSMLNLDLTDVLGHFYYTLFYLPFVNEAHVSVSSGSRSDSSIVDLALDSLYSILIGSRTRFHPQLLAAFAKRLAIISLHLGASGAGKVVRLIAQLVTKPSTSASATQLALLDLEDRSRNGSYQALGNNLATTAVLESGQTILWELCHLTKLRNPDLSHHAHQVWALSQHSQ, from the coding sequence ATGCCGCCCAAACGTAAAGCAGCTGCCTCAGCTGCTGGAAGTAGCACGAGCAGATGCTCAACCACCAAAACATCGGCTCGAAAAGCGCCTGTACGCAAAGTGCCCAAACTCGCTGCACAGCTCGACATGTACATTCGCCGatcggacgacgaggatgaatCCGATTCGAAAGACGCCCACGCTTCATACGGTctgaagcagaagcagcaacgacTGATAGCACGTGCGCACGAGCCCGAATACGAACCCGAATCCGACGAAGCCTCGCATGTCTCGTCCGAGCACGCTgccagcgacgaggatACGGatgtgcagctgcacgaCAAGACAAAGCTCAAGACGGTCTCTGCAGCCAACTTGGGGTTCCTCTCCGGCCTCGACAACAACAAGGCACTCGACGTCTCGCAGAAGCTTGCAAAGCACAAGGCTAAGCTGCTCAAACGTTCCGATAGACGCCAGTTTGAAGagcagaggaagagaaTCATCGCCGAGAACAAGGCGAGCCTAACACAGCCATGgtccgatgacgacgatgacgatgacgatgataGCCATGATTTCTCCgacgcagagcagcaaATTCGGTCGCGGCCAACCCACGCAGAAAAGAAAAACTTCCAAGAGTACAGCGACGTGTCTGAAGGCGACGAGGTTGATGCCTTGTCTGACCAAGACGCCGGTGTGCTGGAAACCAGCCGAAACTCGACCGGAAATCGGGCTGGCGCCGAGCGTCAAGATGCCGAAGCGGCGTATCTGGCGAGgctcgacaagcgcaaCGCGAGAGAGCAGTACCAAGCCGAGTTGGAGAGGCAGAAACGGTTGAATGCCAAGTTGCCCATTCGCAAACTCGAGCGCCCTGTTTCACAGAACGATGCAGATAGCAGTGACGACGATATCGATCTGGATCACCTCgatcaaggccaaggcgagcagcacgagGATCGACAGGATAGCGAAGCGGAACAACTCGATTcttggatcgacgacgacgaccatGATCATAATGACGACAATGCTTGCGCTTCCAAACGAGCTGTATCCAGTCGAGCCGTCCACGCGCCTCTGCCGCGTAGCGCCGACAGTGACTCGGACGAGGagcctgcagctgcgacgtCGACGCCTGTTACGTTGTCCTCGATCACGCACTCGTCGCGATTCAACCTTACGGCGCCGTACGAGATCGTGCTCACGTCGCACGCATGCCGCCTACCGGCGCCACCGCGCGCTGTGGGCTCGAACCGAAAAGCCGTGCTTGAATCCTACCGAActgcgctgcttggcgcACAGAAACAGACTCTGGTCCTCGCACGCAACCAgatcgcctcgctcgcctcgcaAATTGTGGCCGACCCGGAAGTCAACTTGGGCCTGCTTCGACGTCTCGCCGTGTTTGCAGCACCTACCATCTCGGCTCCGCCCGAAAAGATCGCCGAGATCaggctcgagcaagctgagGCCAAGGCGAAACGCGCTCCGCACACGGCTCGaccgatcaagatcgacgtgCCCGTGTCGGTGAGGCAGTTGGCGAtgctctcgatgctggcCGTGTTTGTCGACATTCTGCCGGCGTACAGGATTCGAAGCTTGACCgacaaggagaaggaggaaaAGGTCGGACAGGACGTAGCTAGGCGCAGGGAATTCGAGAGTGGCTTGGTGCAAGTGTACAAGCAATTCCTGCAGCTGtgcgaggtcgaggtcaAGGTGAGCAGCACGACAACACATGACGGCAAGCGTCGCGTGTCACCAGCGTCCTCACCGGCGTTAGAGAAGGCGGCTATCAAGGTGTTTACTACGCTTGCTACACGGGCGGTGCACTTCAACTTTCGCACCAACATCCTCGGTGTTGTCGTGGCGCGCATGTCGCGCCGCACGTGGGGCGAGCTAGAAGAGTCGTGCTACCAAGCGATCTCGTGCGTGGTCTTGTCGGACCTGAATGGCGAAGTGGCGCTCGAAGTGGTGCGCTTGATCCATCGAATGACCAAGGAACGAAGGTACAAGGTCAACTCGCGCGTGCTCGACATTCTGCTACACCTGCGACTGCGtgatgagctcggcaagaAACGGTCGTCGACAACCACGACCACGGACCCTGACGCCGAGGCTGCACGCGAGCGACAAGTGTACGCCGAACGACGCGCTGCGATGAAGGCGCGCGAGGCCAAGAAATCGGGCAAAGGCGGTGGAAaggcgtcgacgtcgaaagACGTGCGCAAGGGACTCGCAACGCACGTCAGCAAGAAACagctcaagaagcagaagcaactcaagcagatcgaacaAGAGATGAAGGAGGCCGAAGCCACCGTGGATCTGCAAGAGAGGGAGAGGAACCAGACCGAAACGTTGAAGTTGGTCTTTGTGCTGTACTTCAGCGTGCTCAAGCGCGACGTAGGCCAGGTAGGTTTGCGGGTCCTGGAGAGTACGTTGAAAGGGCTGAGTATGTACGCGCATCGGGTCAATGTGGATTTCTTCCGAGATCTGCTCGATGTTTTGAAGAAGCACATTGCTGTCAATGCGGCCTTACTCGAGGAGCCAGGCGAGCACACCGAGATGGATGGCGACGCGTCCGATTCCGATagccaagcgcaagcgcaagtGGACAATGTGTTGCTCGACCAAACTACGCTCAGTCGAAGCATCCGGCACATGGTActggcgctcaagacgacGTTTGATCTGTTTCTCGGACAGGCGGAGGGATCGATGCTCAATCTGGATCTGACCGATGTGCTTGGGCATTTCTACTACACGCTCTTCTACCTTCCTTTTGTCAACGAAGCGCATGTTTCAGTTTCGTCGGGCTCGCGCTCGGACTCGAGCATTGTAGATCTGGCGTTAGACTCGCTGTATTCGATCCTGATCGGCTCGCGCACGCGATTTCATccgcagctgctcgccgcGTTCGCCAAACGTCTGGCGATTATCTCGCTCCATCTGGGCGCTTCGGGTGCGGGAAAAGTGGTGCGCCTGATAGCGCAGCTTGTGACGAAACCGTCGACCTCGGCGTCGGCGACGCAGCTCGCGCTCTTGGACCTCGAAGACCGCTCGCGCAACGGCAGCTACCAGGCGCTCGGCAACAACctcgccaccaccgccgtGCTCGAGAGTGGCCAGACCATCCTATGGGAGCTCTGCCACCTCACCAAACTGCGCAACCCCGACCTCTCGCATCACGCCCACCAAGTTTGGGCTCTCAGCCAACACTCTCAGTAG